In a genomic window of Pedosphaera parvula Ellin514:
- a CDS encoding PQQ-dependent sugar dehydrogenase, whose product MSSDFPHPSSQLSHKGIFFPNWRSLSTHVFALLFLGQVTGHADPNAAPAKDKEEYRRFALDHHGNPQLGRKLFADTRVACTKCHTIDGSSSNVGPDLASVGNKFSRTELMQAVLEPSSTIAVGYTTTIVETKSGEEFQGVVREDGSAWMDLMGPEKKVSRIDKRDIQGQRTSNVSLMPEGLQSSMSLEEFTDLIDYLSSLKLVSQDMAASGAPSSIPAIKQPIGIIPFQSEQHKFDHPCWFGQVPGLKNGFLILEHKKGRIWLLEKNGTTETKTLFADLHEEIRPGEATGLLGLAFHPGFRHNRKYYLQHQIQENGRISSVVIERQADASFKKDSGQASRRLIKIPCSTDVHSGGGIEFGPDGFLYIGMGDTGPQGDPQGHAQDLGQLLGKMLRLDVDHCTGDKLYAIPRDNPFLKQEGAQPEIWAYGFREPWRFTFDSKTGDLWLGDVGQDRVEEVDLVHCGGNYGWNVYEGTQKFSTHYGKEGASYQQPVFCYQRNYGASVTGGYVYRGNRRSSFYGVYIFGDFNSHRIWGLTQEKGELKEIRQLGMSPQGIASFGRDAKGELFIVGYEGNIYKLDLEQGDFR is encoded by the coding sequence ATGAGTTCCGATTTTCCGCATCCCAGTTCTCAACTCAGCCACAAAGGAATTTTTTTTCCAAACTGGAGAAGTCTTTCCACTCACGTTTTCGCTCTTCTTTTTCTCGGCCAGGTGACCGGCCATGCTGACCCCAACGCTGCTCCAGCGAAGGATAAGGAGGAATATCGCCGCTTTGCCCTCGATCATCACGGGAATCCCCAACTCGGCAGGAAACTTTTTGCAGATACTCGGGTCGCTTGCACCAAATGTCACACCATTGATGGATCGAGCAGCAATGTCGGGCCGGACCTGGCTTCGGTGGGCAACAAATTCTCCCGCACTGAATTGATGCAAGCCGTGCTGGAACCGTCCTCCACCATCGCCGTGGGATACACGACCACCATCGTCGAAACCAAATCCGGCGAAGAATTTCAAGGGGTCGTCAGGGAAGACGGAAGTGCCTGGATGGATCTCATGGGACCGGAGAAAAAAGTTTCGCGCATCGACAAGCGGGACATCCAGGGCCAACGCACCAGCAACGTCTCTCTCATGCCTGAAGGCCTGCAATCTTCAATGTCATTGGAGGAATTTACCGATTTAATCGACTATCTTTCCTCATTGAAACTGGTTTCCCAAGATATGGCTGCCAGCGGAGCCCCAAGTTCCATTCCTGCCATCAAACAACCCATCGGCATCATCCCTTTTCAATCGGAACAGCACAAGTTTGATCACCCCTGCTGGTTCGGACAAGTTCCGGGACTGAAAAATGGATTCTTAATCCTTGAGCACAAAAAAGGTCGCATCTGGCTGCTTGAGAAGAATGGCACCACCGAAACCAAAACTCTCTTCGCCGATCTGCATGAGGAAATCCGCCCGGGCGAAGCCACGGGCTTGCTCGGCCTCGCCTTTCATCCGGGTTTCCGCCACAACCGTAAATACTATCTCCAACACCAAATCCAGGAAAACGGCCGCATCTCATCCGTCGTCATCGAGCGACAGGCCGATGCCAGTTTTAAAAAGGATTCCGGTCAGGCGTCTCGCCGTCTCATAAAAATTCCCTGCTCAACCGATGTCCATTCCGGCGGCGGCATTGAATTCGGTCCTGATGGTTTCCTCTATATCGGCATGGGCGATACCGGTCCGCAAGGCGACCCGCAAGGTCATGCCCAGGACCTCGGTCAACTCCTCGGAAAAATGTTGCGCCTCGATGTGGATCATTGCACCGGCGACAAGCTCTACGCCATTCCACGCGATAATCCGTTTCTTAAGCAGGAAGGCGCACAGCCGGAAATTTGGGCCTATGGCTTCCGTGAACCGTGGCGGTTCACCTTCGATTCCAAGACTGGCGATTTGTGGCTTGGCGACGTGGGCCAGGATCGCGTGGAGGAAGTAGACCTCGTCCATTGCGGCGGAAATTACGGCTGGAATGTTTACGAAGGCACTCAGAAATTCTCCACCCACTATGGCAAGGAGGGAGCCAGCTACCAGCAACCGGTATTTTGTTACCAACGCAACTATGGCGCCTCCGTCACGGGCGGCTATGTGTATCGCGGGAACAGGCGTTCCTCATTTTACGGTGTTTACATTTTTGGCGACTTCAACTCCCACCGCATTTGGGGATTGACCCAGGAAAAAGGCGAGCTGAAGGAAATCCGCCAGCTTGGCATGTCACCTCAAGGCATTGCCTCCTTCGGTCGCGATGCCAAAGGAGAGCTCTTTATCGTCGGCTACGAGGGAAACATCTACAAACTGGATCTGGAGCAAGGCGATTTTCGTTAA
- a CDS encoding HEAT repeat domain-containing protein: MTRQWRTVLIGVVVLLVILFIWQRWERAREAKYAGRTVSQWFRRYYQSSSRTRWDEGDHEEAKEALKALGTNALPYLLKQSFEVKPDTKLRKFFYGALGVLPQSWDLPFYVNSQTIAEEAAQAICDMKPPAEALLPEIEKRLSEKDTYKHRQAIFLLGGLGEGAERGVPHLIEEFRKGDTWGQTLALQSLRFQGAKSKAAVPTLIELLGEQPSGSSGYLRFATALGSIRTNAAAALPLLQPAFLATTNWETKCVLAQAICTIDPDKTEELNFLLSALTNNSNSKHRSVAVQALIEIGTNSSAVLPALVSVISDAQTDVSTRAAIGLKTLGAAKEFYVPRLEKALQTTNENLVANAASQVLWADPGNRAGLQAMMELIKKRSMFEDFAIQRLGEIGPAAKEAVPLLREVLATHEAHLREPAKEALKRIDVPTNSVSAMPGK; encoded by the coding sequence CGAGGCGAAGTATGCCGGGCGGACGGTGAGCCAATGGTTTCGGCGCTACTATCAATCCAGTTCGCGGACGCGGTGGGATGAGGGGGATCATGAGGAAGCGAAGGAGGCGTTAAAAGCACTGGGAACTAATGCGCTGCCTTATCTTTTAAAGCAGTCTTTTGAGGTAAAGCCAGACACCAAGCTGCGAAAGTTTTTTTACGGCGCTCTTGGTGTTTTGCCGCAATCATGGGATTTGCCTTTCTACGTCAACAGCCAAACCATTGCGGAAGAGGCTGCGCAGGCGATTTGCGACATGAAGCCGCCTGCAGAAGCGCTGTTGCCTGAAATAGAGAAGCGGCTGAGTGAAAAGGATACATACAAACATCGCCAGGCAATTTTTCTATTGGGCGGTTTGGGTGAAGGGGCTGAACGAGGGGTGCCTCATCTGATTGAAGAATTCAGGAAGGGTGATACGTGGGGGCAGACACTCGCCTTGCAGTCGTTACGTTTCCAGGGAGCAAAGTCAAAAGCGGCTGTTCCAACGCTAATAGAACTCCTTGGCGAACAGCCTTCCGGAAGCAGCGGGTATTTACGTTTTGCGACAGCGTTAGGGAGTATTCGCACCAATGCAGCGGCCGCGTTGCCACTGCTGCAGCCTGCATTTCTCGCCACAACCAACTGGGAAACGAAATGCGTCCTGGCCCAGGCAATCTGCACAATCGATCCCGACAAGACCGAGGAGCTCAACTTTTTGCTAAGCGCGCTCACAAACAATTCCAATTCCAAACATCGGTCGGTTGCGGTACAGGCTTTAATTGAAATTGGAACCAATTCTTCAGCCGTGTTGCCCGCGCTGGTTTCGGTTATCAGTGATGCTCAGACGGACGTCTCAACGCGTGCGGCAATTGGTTTGAAAACCTTGGGAGCGGCCAAGGAATTTTATGTGCCTCGATTGGAAAAAGCATTGCAGACCACCAACGAAAACCTGGTCGCGAACGCGGCATCGCAGGTGCTGTGGGCCGACCCGGGTAATCGGGCGGGATTGCAGGCGATGATGGAGTTGATAAAAAAGCGATCCATGTTCGAAGACTTCGCAATTCAGAGGCTGGGAGAGATTGGTCCGGCGGCGAAGGAAGCGGTGCCTTTACTGCGTGAAGTGCTGGCCACTCACGAGGCGCATTTGCGCGAGCCGGCGAAGGAAGCGCTCAAACGCATCGATGTCCCGACCAATTCGGTCAGCGCGATGCCCGGTAAATAG
- a CDS encoding DUF7133 domain-containing protein, whose translation MNLKSLTALRLACVVSLGLLPSTTLLAQGNGALDDIIRKTDPLTPELEQKSFHLPPGFEIQLVASEPAIGKPMNMAFDAQGRLWITQSREYPFPAPTNAFGRDAIKVISGFQPNGWATNVSTFATNLNIPIGLYPYKDGVIAFSIPYVYSLQDTNHDGHADTRDIIMGTYGFDRDTHGLTSAFRRGYDGWIYADHGYHNTTTLTAKDGSTITMNSGNCYRFKPDGSHVEQHSWGQVNPFGLMFDPLGDLWSADCHSKPVYILLRGAYYPSFGKPNDGLGFGPEVVPYFHGSTAIAGMVYYATTNFPAEYQATTFIGNVMTSRINRDSYTAHGSSRPGKPEPDFMTCDDPWFRPVDLQLGPDGAIYVADFYNRIIGHYEVPLDHPGRDRERGRIWRIVYTGKGVSSNESANIKPTSPEQLNLVKASTKELIAAIGHPNITTRMLAMNQLVDRIGQPAVKPVARMMRDKKANSFQKIHGLWVLQRLGGLDEKILTAAAKDSDRGVRTHTMHVLSEVTSLTAEQRQLLLAGLHDTDGFVQRAAADAFGRHPQFENIRPLLDELTRIPADDDQLRHATRMALRNQLRDTKSYTQLSAGSLSEADARAIADVSIAVQSPDSAKFLIGFIAKYSEPRETLVAHVKHIVLYLPQDELPALAKVAQASFGDDLDLQLTIFKSIQEGTAQRGGTLPENIREWASTLASKLADSVEKGSSGWTSTPIEGMGPTPSPWCVQLRKSNDGDESSPFLSSLPPNGEQLTGILRSKPFTIPAQLTFFMVGHDGRTGKPVQKKNFIRLRSAETGELLKEASPPHNDTARKYNWDLSSFSGKQGYLELVDGNNGDSFAWLAAGRFTPAIVQMPELDPRQIAERQRTTAQVARNLKVTALAPQLTQWLAAKTTDVDARELCARALLSFDPISSVTLISGVLNDAGELMALREKMAEVLAQQNSPAARTGLITALHTAPERLQIRLAMALASSPEGAEALLQLVSDKKVSARLVMERKVKERLAATKVPNLNDRLAQLTKGLAPINDQIQKIIDQRHAAFNPAKATAAKGAEVFAKNCMVCHSIDGKGALVGPQLDGVGGRGLERLMEDVLDPNRNVDPSFRYSTINLKDGEVISGLQRREEGEVIIFADATGKEVSVAKKDIQSRTESESSLMPDSFSEVIPVEDFNNLMAFLLAHGSSKQVSKAGH comes from the coding sequence ATGAACTTAAAATCGCTAACGGCGTTACGCCTGGCTTGTGTTGTTTCGCTGGGTCTTCTTCCCTCCACCACTCTCCTGGCCCAGGGCAACGGCGCTTTGGATGACATCATCCGCAAGACCGATCCGCTGACGCCTGAGCTGGAACAGAAGTCGTTTCATCTGCCGCCCGGCTTTGAAATCCAGCTCGTCGCCTCCGAACCGGCCATTGGCAAGCCCATGAACATGGCCTTCGATGCCCAGGGCCGCCTCTGGATTACTCAATCGCGCGAATATCCTTTCCCCGCCCCAACCAATGCTTTCGGCCGCGACGCCATCAAAGTCATTTCCGGCTTCCAACCAAACGGCTGGGCGACAAATGTCAGCACTTTCGCCACTAACCTGAACATACCCATCGGCCTCTATCCCTATAAGGATGGCGTAATCGCGTTCAGCATTCCTTACGTTTATTCCCTGCAGGACACCAATCACGACGGCCATGCTGATACGCGCGACATCATCATGGGCACCTATGGCTTTGATCGAGACACCCACGGCCTGACCAGCGCTTTCCGGCGCGGCTACGATGGCTGGATTTACGCCGACCACGGCTACCACAACACCACCACCCTTACGGCCAAGGATGGCAGCACCATCACGATGAATTCCGGCAATTGTTATCGCTTCAAGCCGGATGGCTCTCACGTGGAGCAACATAGCTGGGGCCAGGTGAACCCTTTTGGCCTGATGTTCGATCCTCTCGGCGATCTTTGGTCCGCCGATTGTCATAGCAAACCAGTGTATATACTCCTGCGCGGCGCTTATTATCCCAGCTTCGGCAAGCCGAACGATGGTCTCGGTTTCGGTCCCGAAGTTGTTCCATACTTCCACGGCTCGACCGCCATCGCCGGCATGGTCTATTATGCCACCACCAATTTTCCCGCCGAATATCAAGCCACCACTTTCATCGGCAACGTCATGACCTCCCGGATCAATCGCGATTCCTATACTGCGCATGGCTCGAGCCGCCCGGGCAAGCCAGAGCCCGATTTCATGACTTGCGATGACCCCTGGTTCCGTCCGGTTGACCTTCAACTCGGGCCTGACGGTGCGATTTACGTCGCCGATTTTTACAACCGCATTATCGGTCATTATGAAGTGCCACTCGACCACCCGGGTCGTGACCGCGAACGCGGCCGAATTTGGCGCATTGTGTATACCGGCAAGGGTGTTTCATCAAACGAGTCCGCCAACATCAAACCCACCTCACCTGAGCAGTTAAATCTCGTCAAAGCCTCCACGAAGGAACTCATCGCCGCCATTGGCCACCCCAACATCACTACGCGCATGCTGGCGATGAATCAACTCGTCGATCGTATCGGCCAGCCAGCCGTCAAGCCGGTCGCCAGAATGATGCGCGACAAAAAGGCCAATTCCTTCCAAAAAATCCATGGCCTTTGGGTTTTGCAACGTCTCGGTGGACTGGATGAAAAAATCCTCACTGCTGCCGCCAAAGATTCAGATCGCGGTGTGCGCACTCACACCATGCACGTTTTGTCCGAAGTGACTTCTCTTACCGCGGAACAGCGCCAATTGCTGCTCGCCGGGTTGCACGACACAGATGGTTTTGTTCAACGCGCCGCTGCCGATGCCTTCGGCCGCCATCCGCAATTTGAAAATATCCGGCCCTTGCTGGATGAACTTACCCGCATTCCTGCGGATGACGACCAGCTCCGCCATGCCACTCGCATGGCGCTCCGCAACCAGCTCCGCGACACCAAAAGCTACACTCAACTCTCCGCCGGCAGCCTGAGCGAAGCGGATGCACGTGCCATTGCCGACGTTTCAATCGCAGTGCAGTCACCGGATTCCGCAAAGTTCCTCATAGGCTTCATTGCGAAGTATTCCGAACCTCGCGAAACCCTGGTCGCGCACGTGAAACATATTGTTCTTTATCTGCCGCAGGACGAACTCCCTGCTCTCGCAAAGGTTGCCCAGGCCTCCTTTGGTGATGATTTGGATTTGCAGCTCACCATCTTCAAATCCATTCAGGAAGGCACGGCACAACGGGGCGGCACCTTGCCCGAAAACATTCGCGAATGGGCCTCGACCCTTGCTTCCAAACTTGCCGATTCCGTCGAGAAGGGCAGTTCCGGCTGGACCAGCACCCCTATCGAAGGCATGGGACCAACCCCTTCCCCCTGGTGCGTGCAATTACGCAAATCCAATGACGGCGACGAAAGCTCGCCCTTTCTGAGCAGTCTGCCACCCAATGGCGAACAATTGACCGGAATACTCCGTTCCAAACCATTTACCATCCCCGCCCAATTGACGTTCTTCATGGTTGGTCACGATGGCCGCACTGGCAAACCGGTACAAAAGAAAAATTTCATCCGCCTGCGCTCGGCTGAAACCGGAGAACTTTTGAAGGAAGCATCTCCTCCGCATAACGACACGGCGCGCAAATATAATTGGGATCTCAGCAGTTTCTCCGGCAAACAGGGCTACTTGGAATTGGTGGATGGGAACAACGGCGATAGTTTTGCCTGGCTCGCCGCCGGCCGTTTCACACCCGCCATTGTGCAAATGCCGGAGCTCGACCCGCGCCAGATTGCCGAACGCCAGCGCACCACGGCCCAAGTGGCACGCAATCTCAAGGTGACTGCACTCGCACCACAACTCACCCAATGGCTTGCCGCCAAAACCACCGATGTTGACGCGCGCGAACTCTGCGCCCGCGCCCTTCTCTCATTTGATCCAATCAGCTCCGTCACATTGATCAGCGGTGTCCTTAACGATGCCGGAGAACTCATGGCTCTACGCGAAAAAATGGCTGAAGTTCTCGCTCAACAAAATTCCCCGGCCGCCCGCACTGGCTTGATCACTGCCTTGCACACCGCTCCTGAGCGCCTGCAAATTCGCCTCGCCATGGCTCTGGCCAGTTCGCCGGAAGGGGCGGAAGCCCTGTTGCAACTGGTGTCCGATAAAAAAGTCTCCGCCCGCCTCGTGATGGAGCGCAAAGTAAAGGAACGCTTGGCCGCCACCAAGGTTCCTAATCTGAACGATCGCCTGGCCCAGCTCACCAAGGGCCTTGCGCCGATCAACGATCAAATTCAAAAAATTATCGATCAACGCCATGCCGCGTTTAATCCCGCCAAAGCCACCGCGGCAAAAGGCGCCGAGGTCTTTGCCAAAAACTGCATGGTCTGCCATTCCATCGATGGCAAGGGCGCCTTGGTCGGCCCGCAATTGGATGGTGTGGGCGGTCGCGGTCTGGAGCGTTTGATGGAAGATGTGCTTGACCCGAATCGCAACGTCGACCCTTCATTCCGCTACAGCACCATCAATTTAAAGGACGGCGAAGTCATCAGCGGTCTGCAACGTCGTGAAGAAGGCGAGGTAATCATCTTTGCCGACGCCACCGGCAAGGAAGTTTCGGTGGCCAAGAAGGATATTCAAAGCCGCACGGAATCCGAATCCTCCCTCATGCCCGACAGCTTTTCGGAAGTCATACCGGTGGAAGATTTCAACAACCTCATGGCCTTCCTGCTCGCGCACGGATCATCGAAGCAGGTCTCGAAAGCCGGTCATTAA
- a CDS encoding carbon-nitrogen hydrolase family protein, which translates to MHLNIAVVQFEIEQFAPEKNLAKAERFIQEACTQGAQVIVFPEDFLTGPLPGRIDLADFDQRYVKRFQELAVKFGIDIVPGSIIEVDDNGLYNTTYYIDRSGKILGQYRKINLWLTERRYLQPGRQAIVCSTRFGKIGLAICWDLAFPELFRAMIMQGAQIVFCPSYWSYEDAGVGQRHNPDSEALFVDALCTTRAFEQNIILAFANTAASLGASAVQTTPLGHSQITVPFKGPLQRCDHNREMLFVQTVDTAILTDAETAYEIRCDLKKGLPLTPASMETFSPSITHPQSPA; encoded by the coding sequence ATGCACCTCAATATTGCCGTCGTCCAATTTGAAATTGAGCAGTTCGCTCCTGAAAAGAACCTGGCGAAAGCGGAACGCTTCATCCAGGAGGCCTGCACACAGGGCGCTCAGGTCATCGTCTTCCCCGAAGACTTTCTTACAGGTCCGTTGCCGGGCCGCATCGACTTGGCCGACTTCGATCAACGTTACGTCAAACGCTTTCAAGAACTGGCCGTAAAATTTGGCATCGATATCGTCCCCGGCTCCATCATCGAGGTGGATGATAATGGTCTCTATAACACAACTTATTACATCGATCGTTCAGGCAAAATCCTGGGCCAATACCGGAAGATCAACCTCTGGCTCACCGAGCGTCGCTACTTGCAACCGGGACGTCAGGCGATTGTTTGCTCCACCCGTTTCGGCAAAATTGGCCTCGCCATCTGCTGGGATCTGGCCTTTCCCGAATTATTCCGCGCCATGATCATGCAAGGTGCGCAGATTGTATTTTGTCCCAGCTACTGGTCCTACGAGGATGCCGGCGTCGGCCAGCGGCACAATCCTGATTCCGAAGCCCTGTTCGTCGATGCGCTCTGCACTACGCGCGCCTTTGAGCAAAATATTATTCTGGCATTCGCGAACACTGCCGCATCCCTCGGCGCCAGCGCAGTTCAAACCACGCCCCTTGGCCATTCCCAAATTACCGTCCCATTCAAAGGCCCGCTGCAACGCTGCGATCACAACCGCGAAATGCTTTTTGTTCAAACCGTGGATACCGCCATCCTCACCGACGCCGAAACCGCCTACGAAATCCGTTGCGATCTGAAAAAGGGACTTCCGCTCACACCAGCTTCGATGGAAACCTTTTCGCCCTCAATCACTCACCCACAATCTCCAGCCTGA